In a single window of the Anaerocolumna cellulosilytica genome:
- a CDS encoding DUF3888 domain-containing protein, whose product MKKRCILIATISTLIVVVLTINNPYVNTTAKQIEEESQDILYQDVIITALAPTIDKAIDEYYKNVLTYLPGYDSSFIKILNIDRPNGNRTWHFIIDIEVEPFIGPHIAVGKDRISLDLSYPGIPKILKFEHIEDYPLPERYKDLYLH is encoded by the coding sequence ATGAAAAAAAGGTGTATTTTAATCGCAACTATATCTACATTAATTGTGGTTGTCTTAACTATAAATAATCCTTATGTTAATACTACAGCAAAGCAAATTGAAGAAGAGTCTCAGGATATATTGTATCAAGATGTTATCATTACTGCTCTAGCTCCTACGATTGATAAAGCAATAGACGAGTATTATAAAAATGTTTTGACTTATTTACCAGGTTATGATAGTTCGTTCATTAAAATTTTGAATATTGACCGACCGAATGGCAATCGTACTTGGCATTTTATCATTGATATAGAAGTTGAACCATTTATCGGACCGCATATAGCTGTGGGTAAAGACAGAATTTCATTAGATCTTTCATACCCTGGAATACCAAAAATACTAAAATTTGAACATATAGAAGACTATCCGTTGCCAGAACGTTATAAGGATCTATATTTACATTGA
- a CDS encoding HNH endonuclease: protein METTLYKLFNLEDILPTISYVHSIDVKSSQEKYSDTNPSTYDEEIDLIIQRDYLEDVDLPDNQTEEEKINRIKRYQRIVKELKKKHDYKCQVCGYNFLIDNGNYYCEAHHIKSLSQGGSQSPENVVILCPNHHRLFHYATNNVIIKSTKEGKRVMVIGDKEVLLNEMIWSENKLWAYINLT from the coding sequence ATGGAAACCACATTATATAAATTATTTAATCTGGAAGATATCTTACCAACTATTTCATATGTTCATAGTATTGATGTTAAATCAAGTCAAGAGAAATATTCAGATACTAACCCAAGTACTTATGATGAAGAAATAGACTTGATAATTCAGAGGGATTATTTGGAGGATGTAGATCTCCCAGATAATCAGACAGAAGAAGAAAAAATAAACAGAATAAAAAGATACCAACGAATTGTTAAAGAACTAAAGAAAAAACATGACTATAAATGTCAAGTATGTGGCTATAATTTTCTAATAGACAACGGAAATTATTACTGTGAGGCTCACCATATAAAATCACTATCACAAGGAGGCTCGCAATCACCAGAAAATGTTGTAATTCTCTGCCCTAACCATCATAGGTTGTTTCATTATGCAACTAATAATGTAATTATCAAAAGTACAAAAGAGGGCAAGAGGGTTATGGTTATTGGAGATAAAGAGGTGTTATTAAATGAGATGATTTGGTCCGAAAACAAGTTGTGGGCTTATATAAATCTTACCTAG
- a CDS encoding recombinase family protein codes for MKKKTSETEIKVTGRKIGYSRVSADHQNLDRQIEALQEAGCEIIYQEKIAGTKMDRQELQKMLSELQAGDTVIVKELTRVSRSTRDMLELVAQITEKGCYIKSLNEAWLDTASPSGEFMLTVFSGLSQFERRLLLERCKEGRAMAIKRGVPMGRPKKNSKPLELAIELYKEKKMSVRKICEYTGVSKATLCRRLKELGLTGQIETSFKGVSI; via the coding sequence ATGAAGAAGAAAACATCAGAAACAGAAATCAAAGTAACTGGTAGAAAGATAGGTTACTCCAGAGTATCGGCAGACCACCAGAACCTTGACCGTCAGATTGAAGCACTACAGGAAGCTGGCTGTGAGATTATCTATCAAGAAAAGATTGCAGGAACTAAGATGGATAGACAGGAGCTACAGAAAATGTTATCAGAGTTACAGGCTGGGGATACTGTGATTGTAAAAGAGCTGACAAGGGTATCACGTTCTACCAGAGATATGCTGGAGCTAGTAGCACAGATTACAGAAAAGGGCTGTTATATTAAGTCCTTGAATGAGGCATGGCTGGACACTGCTTCCCCATCTGGGGAGTTTATGCTGACCGTGTTCTCTGGACTATCACAGTTTGAGCGTAGATTGCTGCTAGAACGCTGTAAAGAGGGCAGAGCTATGGCTATTAAGCGTGGAGTGCCTATGGGTAGACCGAAGAAGAATAGTAAGCCCCTAGAGCTGGCTATAGAGCTGTACAAGGAGAAGAAAATGTCCGTCCGTAAAATCTGTGAATACACAGGGGTAAGCAAGGCTACTCTCTGTAGACGATTGAAAGAACTGGGTCTTACTGGACAAATTGAAACGTCATTCAAAGGAGTATCCATATGA
- a CDS encoding tyrosine-type recombinase/integrase produces the protein MSKSLKEKLSLQEVLTEFLFDCKLRKLSERTTKSYKNNNLSFFRYIEVEYELTEVCEVSHKVIQAYVNYLADKGLKESYINGLIKCFRAFFTYCVNERYITDNPVDRVRSQKQPLNLISTFNDGEVKDMIRYYNGSRFLDIRNKFILIMLFDSSIRNSELCNLKMSDIRTIYINILGKGKKIRHVPITASINKYLLKYLRVRENYIKDKTGYDTEYLFLSQKGKILTVETVERIILECGSACNVREEIRISPHTARHYYAQTQLKWL, from the coding sequence ATGTCTAAATCTCTCAAAGAGAAACTATCGTTACAAGAGGTATTAACGGAATTTTTATTCGACTGTAAACTACGCAAGTTGTCAGAACGAACAACAAAGAGCTACAAGAATAATAATCTATCTTTCTTCCGCTACATTGAGGTAGAATACGAGTTAACAGAGGTATGTGAAGTAAGCCATAAGGTAATTCAAGCTTATGTAAATTATCTGGCTGATAAGGGATTGAAAGAGAGCTACATTAACGGATTGATTAAATGCTTTCGTGCTTTCTTTACTTACTGTGTTAATGAGAGATATATTACAGACAATCCAGTTGACAGAGTAAGAAGTCAAAAACAGCCACTAAATCTTATAAGTACTTTTAATGACGGTGAAGTTAAAGATATGATTAGGTACTACAATGGTTCACGCTTCTTAGATATACGCAATAAGTTCATCTTAATAATGTTATTTGACTCTAGTATCCGTAATTCAGAATTATGTAATCTTAAGATGTCAGACATTCGCACAATCTATATAAATATACTGGGTAAAGGGAAAAAGATACGTCACGTTCCTATCACAGCTTCGATTAATAAGTATCTGTTAAAATATCTTAGGGTTAGAGAAAATTACATTAAAGACAAGACAGGATATGACACGGAGTATTTATTTCTATCTCAAAAAGGTAAAATCCTTACAGTTGAAACAGTAGAGAGGATTATACTTGAATGTGGTTCAGCTTGTAATGTCAGAGAGGAAATTCGTATCAGCCCACATACGGCAAGGCACTATTATGCACAAACACAATTAAAATGGCTGTGA
- a CDS encoding YebC/PmpR family DNA-binding transcriptional regulator codes for MSGHSKFANIKHKKEKNDSAKGKIFTKLGREIAVAVKEGGPDPNSNSRLKDIIAKAKSNNMPNDTIDRSIKKAAGDANAVNYELVTYEGYGPNGIAIIVEALTDNKNRTASNVRNAFTKGNGNVGTPGCVSFMFDKKGQIIIDKEECSLEADELMMIALDAGAEDFAEEEDSFEVLTDPDSFSVVREALETAGIPMVQADVTMIPQTWVALTNEQDIKMMNRTLDLLDEDDDVQEVYHNWDE; via the coding sequence ATGTCAGGACATTCCAAGTTTGCCAATATTAAGCATAAAAAAGAAAAAAACGACTCTGCCAAGGGAAAGATATTCACTAAATTAGGTAGAGAAATTGCAGTAGCTGTTAAAGAAGGCGGACCTGATCCTAACAGTAACAGCCGTTTAAAAGACATAATAGCGAAGGCAAAATCCAATAACATGCCTAATGATACCATTGATAGAAGTATTAAAAAGGCAGCCGGAGATGCAAACGCAGTAAATTATGAGTTAGTTACTTATGAAGGCTATGGACCTAATGGTATAGCTATTATCGTTGAAGCGCTTACCGATAATAAAAACCGTACAGCTTCCAACGTAAGAAATGCATTTACAAAAGGAAACGGTAATGTTGGAACTCCTGGCTGTGTATCCTTTATGTTTGATAAAAAAGGTCAGATTATTATAGATAAGGAAGAATGCAGTCTGGAAGCAGATGAACTGATGATGATTGCTCTTGATGCCGGCGCAGAAGATTTCGCTGAGGAAGAAGACAGCTTTGAAGTGCTTACTGATCCGGATTCCTTCAGCGTTGTTCGTGAAGCTTTAGAAACGGCTGGAATACCTATGGTGCAGGCAGATGTAACTATGATTCCCCAAACTTGGGTAGCATTGACCAATGAACAGGATATTAAGATGATGAACCGTACTCTGGACTTACTGGATGAAGATGATGATGTGCAGGAAGTATATCATAACTGGGATGAGTAG
- the argR gene encoding arginine repressor — MKVGRQSKIIELINKHDIETQEELADLLTKAGYNVTQATISRDIRELKLTKVAVDDGRQKYIVLNNTETGLSEKYVRVLRDGFLSMDMAQNIIIVKTVSGMAMAVAAALDALHIQGIMGCIAGDDTVMCVIKTTEETVGVMEKLNKLINSKSL; from the coding sequence ATGAAGGTTGGAAGACAAAGTAAAATTATCGAGCTTATTAATAAGCACGATATTGAAACACAGGAAGAATTAGCGGATTTGCTGACTAAGGCAGGATATAATGTTACCCAGGCAACTATTTCCAGAGATATACGTGAATTAAAATTAACGAAGGTTGCAGTAGATGACGGAAGACAAAAATACATTGTTCTAAATAATACAGAAACCGGTTTAAGTGAAAAATATGTACGTGTTTTAAGGGATGGTTTCTTGTCAATGGATATGGCGCAGAATATAATTATAGTTAAAACTGTATCCGGTATGGCAATGGCGGTAGCTGCAGCTTTGGATGCATTACATATACAGGGAATCATGGGATGTATCGCAGGCGATGATACCGTAATGTGCGTTATTAAAACGACAGAAGAAACTGTAGGGGTTATGGAAAAATTAAACAAACTCATAAACTCAAAAAGCTTGTAA
- a CDS encoding NAD(+)/NADH kinase — translation MDKFCLITNRDKDINLEITTKIVEYMKKNKKNCKLLDGQDPICCNNHFTDTTVIEPDTECAIVVGGDGTIIQAANDLLDKGLPILGINLGTLGFLAEIEKHNLYEALDALFRDKCSFERRMMLTGSITRDKEEVDSGVVLNDIVITRSGFSRIISVSIYINDELVDRYRGDGVVISTPTGSTGYNLSAGGPVVKPDAKMVVITPICPHTLSARSIVVSSTDEIRVQINESKKTQEDEAIATFDGRMAFLLRADDMITINQAREETKLVKINQKGFFGILRTKIGQGGE, via the coding sequence ATGGATAAATTTTGTCTGATTACAAATCGGGATAAGGACATTAATCTGGAAATAACCACAAAAATAGTGGAATACATGAAAAAAAACAAAAAGAATTGTAAACTTCTAGATGGACAAGACCCCATATGCTGTAACAATCATTTTACGGATACAACGGTAATTGAGCCAGATACGGAGTGTGCCATCGTAGTTGGTGGTGACGGAACCATTATACAAGCTGCTAATGATCTGTTGGATAAAGGGCTTCCCATACTTGGAATTAACTTAGGAACCCTTGGATTTTTAGCGGAAATTGAAAAACACAATCTTTATGAGGCACTGGATGCGTTATTTAGGGATAAATGCAGTTTTGAAAGACGAATGATGCTTACAGGAAGCATAACCAGAGATAAAGAGGAAGTAGACAGCGGAGTTGTACTAAATGATATTGTAATTACAAGAAGTGGATTTTCCAGAATAATTAGTGTTAGCATATATATTAATGATGAACTGGTAGACCGTTATCGCGGTGATGGTGTAGTAATATCCACACCCACAGGTTCTACAGGCTACAATCTGTCGGCCGGAGGACCGGTGGTTAAACCTGATGCCAAAATGGTAGTTATAACACCCATATGCCCTCATACTTTAAGCGCAAGAAGTATTGTGGTATCCTCAACAGATGAAATAAGAGTACAAATCAATGAAAGTAAGAAGACCCAGGAAGATGAAGCGATTGCCACTTTTGATGGTAGGATGGCATTTTTACTTCGAGCGGATGATATGATTACAATAAATCAGGCAAGAGAAGAAACCAAACTGGTAAAGATAAACCAAAAGGGCTTTTTTGGAATTCTTAGAACAAAAATCGGACAAGGCGGAGAATAG
- a CDS encoding TlyA family RNA methyltransferase encodes MKERLDVLLVKRNLAESREKAKAYIMAGNVFVDGQREDKAGSTFADGVQIEVKGLAMKYVSRGGFKLEKAIEHYNLNLEGKICMDVGSSTGGFTDCMLQNGAVKVYAVDVGTNQLAWKLRQDERVISMEKTNVRYLESSQIQDSIDFISIDVAFISLTKVLLPVRNLLKDRGEIVCLIKPQFEAGREKVGKKGVVREESVHREVIEKITTYVAGLGFQILNLNFSPIKGPEGNIEYLLHIQKADERSKEEKELTLAEAQEYVCNENMKVLTEFIAQIVRLAHTSLNL; translated from the coding sequence GTGAAAGAACGTTTAGATGTTTTACTAGTGAAAAGAAATTTGGCTGAATCCAGAGAAAAAGCGAAAGCCTATATTATGGCTGGAAATGTATTTGTTGACGGTCAAAGAGAGGATAAAGCCGGCAGTACCTTTGCAGATGGTGTGCAGATTGAGGTTAAAGGACTTGCCATGAAATATGTAAGTCGTGGTGGTTTCAAACTAGAAAAAGCAATTGAGCATTATAATCTTAACCTGGAAGGCAAAATCTGTATGGATGTAGGCTCTTCTACAGGGGGATTTACTGACTGCATGCTGCAAAACGGTGCCGTAAAAGTATATGCTGTTGATGTAGGAACGAATCAGCTTGCTTGGAAGCTTCGACAGGATGAGAGAGTAATTTCCATGGAAAAAACAAATGTCCGATATTTAGAATCGTCACAAATACAGGATTCAATCGATTTTATATCAATTGATGTAGCTTTTATTTCTTTAACGAAAGTATTATTACCTGTAAGAAATCTGCTTAAGGATCGAGGAGAAATTGTTTGTCTAATAAAGCCTCAATTTGAAGCTGGCAGAGAGAAGGTAGGAAAAAAAGGGGTAGTAAGAGAGGAAAGTGTTCATAGAGAAGTAATCGAGAAGATAACAACATATGTGGCAGGATTAGGATTTCAAATATTAAACCTTAATTTTTCACCAATAAAAGGACCGGAAGGCAATATTGAATATTTATTACATATTCAAAAGGCAGATGAACGCTCCAAAGAAGAAAAAGAGTTGACCTTAGCGGAAGCCCAAGAATATGTATGTAATGAGAATATGAAAGTATTGACCGAATTTATAGCCCAGATTGTACGGCTGGCTCATACCAGTTTAAACTTGTAA